From one Sulfuricurvum sp. IAE1 genomic stretch:
- a CDS encoding ATP-binding protein — translation MQIGLRNRLRLISLLPILILFALASYYVGNAYVSYQAAQQLQVRLEGNKQLTDLINNLSRERGMTVMYMGNHSPTTLKSLHAQRTIVDHKIADYQKYLSTVMRNNAAEQEKASQLSALVAKLHTQIQQSRPLVDVGNASFERIFTEIYGKSQESLINELTELAGLHFDEEINALSSTYLSLVRANEYSSIERDYITYLLSRATPLSEEELDHWITLLSKADSLTIEGMKDKIIQTQLQATLFSEDNTELFQDITAERSAILQASATGTFDTQSGIWFAMISEKISAIDDAQKVLIDAMDKRSGTVQNQAVQLLVVAVGVWLLAVLVGVLGVLLSSEITKNIKNLESVLKRVAEDTNDTEAETLSQSINLDTAAGTAQAYALLERIIEQTLHDKQYALEASEAKSMFLANMSHEIRTPLNGIVGFTELLKDTELHDEQREFIDIIEKSSENLLEIINNILDLSKIESNKLEIEEIVFNPIDEFESAVEVYAVRASEKHIDLACYVDPSLERPLKGDPTKIKEVIINLLSNAVKFTNSGGAISVDIRRVECDVLNRARVRFQVKDNGIGVTSEQKSRIFEAFSQADTSITRKYGGTGLGLTISSRFVELMGSRLELESEPGNGTSFFFTLEFEEIETLNEPLKGAFSSINAVILESTSKKKLQNTYLKEYLDYFGVSYTTFHEVDELKMLERQVNYDLLIVDNDYVNEEDLITYSSSQEQLVLVTKSYYMKKIDSMGIDIFKVLYEPLNSTKIRSTLESYDVEAFSNRKQKATRRKKFDEKSSRFAATALVAEDNVINQKLIRRTLEDLGLEITIANNGLEAFEKRKNGDFDVIFMDIQMPVLDGIEATQEILDFEEDYGQHHIPIIALTANALKGDRERFLAAGMDEYTTKPLVRSEIISLLNNFLSHKIVDIKSVPKSAGEVTLSTQEEELPAEENGTGEFPETAAIEETADEAVFSDVFDESPVSEPATAPEETLGEPDLPEPRRSAYDADIVIAKQNALEMKLFTRILDDLGYTYKTVGSIDDLKSEIANRRYKLALFDKTLSGLDLKDLYDIIRSGDSDISLVMLIDPNASEEADDAMYVHEIIRNIINKDLLRLVFEKFI, via the coding sequence ATGCAAATAGGACTTAGAAACCGACTCCGTCTCATCAGTCTCCTCCCGATCCTGATTCTTTTCGCGCTGGCAAGCTATTACGTCGGAAACGCTTATGTCAGTTATCAGGCGGCTCAACAGCTACAGGTCCGACTCGAGGGGAACAAACAACTGACCGATCTGATCAACAACCTCTCCCGCGAACGGGGGATGACGGTGATGTACATGGGGAACCATTCCCCTACCACCCTCAAATCGCTCCACGCGCAACGCACCATCGTCGATCACAAAATCGCCGACTACCAAAAATACCTCTCGACGGTGATGCGGAATAATGCCGCCGAGCAGGAAAAAGCATCCCAGCTGAGCGCGCTCGTCGCCAAGCTCCACACCCAGATCCAACAGTCACGGCCGCTTGTCGATGTCGGTAACGCTAGCTTTGAACGTATTTTTACCGAAATTTACGGCAAGTCGCAGGAGAGTCTGATCAACGAACTCACAGAGCTCGCCGGGCTCCATTTCGACGAAGAGATCAATGCCCTTTCCTCGACGTACCTTTCCTTGGTCCGCGCCAACGAATACAGCAGTATCGAACGCGACTACATCACCTACCTCCTCTCGCGTGCCACCCCGCTGAGCGAAGAGGAACTCGACCACTGGATCACGCTGCTGAGCAAAGCCGACTCGCTCACGATCGAGGGGATGAAAGACAAAATCATCCAGACGCAGCTGCAGGCGACATTGTTCAGCGAAGACAACACCGAACTCTTCCAGGACATCACCGCCGAGCGCTCCGCGATTCTTCAGGCGAGCGCGACGGGGACGTTCGATACCCAGTCGGGCATCTGGTTCGCGATGATTTCCGAAAAAATCAGCGCGATCGACGACGCGCAGAAAGTCTTGATCGACGCAATGGACAAACGCTCCGGTACCGTCCAGAACCAGGCGGTACAGCTGCTTGTCGTCGCCGTCGGGGTATGGCTGCTTGCCGTCTTGGTCGGAGTGCTGGGAGTGCTCCTCTCCAGTGAAATTACCAAAAACATCAAGAACCTCGAATCGGTCCTGAAACGGGTCGCCGAGGATACCAACGATACCGAAGCCGAAACCCTCAGCCAATCGATCAACCTCGATACCGCCGCGGGAACGGCACAGGCATATGCCTTGCTCGAGCGGATCATCGAGCAGACGCTTCACGACAAACAGTACGCACTCGAAGCGTCCGAAGCCAAATCGATGTTCCTGGCCAACATGTCGCACGAAATCCGGACGCCGCTCAACGGTATCGTCGGGTTCACCGAACTGCTCAAAGATACGGAACTGCACGACGAACAGCGCGAATTCATCGACATTATCGAAAAAAGTTCCGAAAACCTTCTCGAAATCATCAACAACATCCTCGACCTCTCGAAAATCGAAAGCAACAAGCTCGAAATCGAGGAGATCGTCTTTAACCCGATCGACGAATTCGAAAGTGCCGTCGAAGTCTACGCCGTCCGCGCGTCCGAAAAACACATCGACCTCGCATGCTACGTCGATCCGAGTCTTGAACGCCCGCTCAAAGGAGATCCGACCAAGATCAAAGAGGTTATCATCAACCTCCTTTCCAATGCGGTCAAGTTTACCAACAGCGGCGGCGCCATCAGCGTCGACATCCGCCGTGTCGAATGCGACGTTCTTAACCGTGCCCGTGTCCGCTTTCAGGTCAAGGACAACGGCATCGGGGTGACAAGCGAACAAAAATCACGCATATTCGAAGCGTTTTCACAGGCCGATACTTCCATTACCCGCAAATACGGAGGAACCGGCCTTGGACTGACGATTTCAAGCCGTTTCGTCGAATTGATGGGTTCAAGACTCGAGCTCGAAAGCGAACCCGGCAACGGAACGTCATTCTTCTTTACCCTGGAATTCGAGGAGATCGAAACCCTCAATGAACCGCTCAAAGGTGCTTTCTCAAGCATCAATGCGGTAATTCTCGAAAGTACGTCGAAGAAAAAACTCCAAAATACCTATCTCAAAGAGTATCTTGACTACTTCGGCGTAAGCTATACCACGTTCCACGAAGTCGACGAACTCAAAATGCTTGAACGACAGGTGAATTATGACCTGTTGATCGTCGACAACGATTACGTGAACGAAGAGGATTTGATCACCTATTCCTCTTCCCAGGAGCAACTCGTCCTGGTGACCAAATCGTATTACATGAAGAAAATCGATTCGATGGGGATCGATATCTTCAAAGTGCTCTACGAACCGCTCAACAGCACGAAGATCCGTTCAACCCTCGAGTCGTATGATGTCGAAGCGTTCAGTAACCGCAAACAAAAAGCGACCCGCCGCAAGAAATTCGACGAGAAAAGTTCCCGTTTCGCCGCAACGGCCCTCGTAGCCGAAGACAACGTCATCAACCAAAAACTGATCCGCCGTACCCTCGAAGACCTTGGCTTGGAAATTACGATCGCCAACAACGGGCTCGAAGCGTTCGAAAAACGGAAAAACGGCGATTTCGACGTCATCTTTATGGACATCCAGATGCCGGTTCTTGACGGTATCGAAGCGACGCAGGAAATTCTCGACTTCGAAGAAGATTACGGCCAGCACCATATACCGATCATTGCCCTTACCGCCAATGCCCTCAAAGGGGACCGCGAACGTTTCCTGGCCGCGGGAATGGATGAATACACGACCAAACCGCTGGTACGCAGTGAAATCATCTCGCTGCTCAATAACTTTCTCTCCCACAAAATCGTCGATATCAAATCGGTTCCGAAATCGGCCGGCGAAGTAACGCTCAGCACCCAGGAAGAAGAGCTCCCAGCCGAAGAAAACGGCACCGGTGAGTTTCCGGAAACGGCCGCCATCGAGGAAACAGCGGACGAAGCGGTCTTTTCCGACGTATTCGATGAATCCCCCGTTTCGGAACCTGCCACAGCACCAGAGGAAACGCTCGGCGAACCCGACCTCCCTGAACCCAGACGCTCGGCCTACGATGCCGACATCGTCATCGCCAAACAAAACGCATTGGAGATGAAACTCTTTACCCGTATTCTCGACGATCTTGGATATACCTACAAAACGGTCGGAAGTATCGACGATCTCAAATCAGAGATTGCCAACCGCCGCTACAAACTCGCCCTGTTTGATAAAACGCTTTCCGGACTCGACCTCAAGGATCTGTATGATATAATCCGTTCCGGCGACAGTGACATATCGCTTGTGATGCTGATCGATCCGAATGCTTCGGAAGAAGCGGACGATGCCATGTACGTCCACGAGATCATCCGCAACATCATCAACAAAGACCTGCTGCGTCTTGTATTTGAAAAATTCATTTAA
- a CDS encoding Hpt domain-containing protein, which produces MLFYNHKQEFIGLDEDALKLLNYASLEELLSVCPDVADLFAKEPGYIHNFKNFGWIDFLLHADSESNSAIVHGNGRTFSCTLHVQKLFLCEAPSETGYMVEMLHVQSMSGEEIKPHTITPRPVAAPSGPAPIIETPIVAEEKTFHTEPAPSILPDYGHITPTPLSEPGVLDVPSYEESEYEPFSEPYSDTYEKLTLPEFESYGGEAVAEPVETPIEQPAPRPARDTRFTAAEQKYIDMLKVDRSYRFDPNVAASELGLPVDLIQEFIGDFIQQSHDFKNDLFDAALRADMNNLKILSHKLKGVAANLRIEDAFECLSVINTSDDIAEIEANLKYFYAIVDKLEGKSSPQGDEALQPAPEPLPEAEESPEFSYDEDIGDLSYTGTSDTSYDDYGTLGENSYGDPLSEPVSSFTDEEEIYAFDIKESDFEEPSAPAKPQMPEYGFGLKHDEDSPLIIQEEELFEPDLDAGIPEDAVFAEPAEPNLPAEPAPIRTLHYDKSAVAGQLGIERAFLDELIDDYKRDALVSGERIASAIAAFDTHLWQSAARELKGISDNLRLSEISEELAVLSVTNDAQEANKASKRLNGYLEQL; this is translated from the coding sequence GTGTTATTTTACAACCACAAACAAGAATTCATCGGGCTGGACGAAGATGCCCTGAAACTGCTCAACTACGCCTCGCTCGAAGAACTTCTGAGTGTGTGTCCGGATGTCGCGGATCTTTTTGCCAAAGAGCCCGGGTACATCCATAACTTCAAAAATTTCGGCTGGATCGATTTTTTGCTGCATGCCGATTCGGAGTCGAATTCGGCAATCGTGCATGGCAACGGCCGCACCTTTTCGTGCACCCTTCACGTCCAAAAGCTCTTTTTGTGCGAGGCCCCTTCGGAAACGGGCTACATGGTCGAGATGCTCCATGTCCAGTCGATGAGCGGAGAAGAAATCAAACCCCATACGATCACGCCAAGGCCTGTCGCAGCCCCAAGCGGGCCGGCCCCGATCATCGAAACTCCGATCGTTGCGGAAGAAAAAACTTTCCATACCGAACCGGCCCCTTCGATCCTCCCCGATTACGGACACATTACCCCCACCCCGCTGAGCGAACCCGGAGTGCTCGACGTCCCCTCCTACGAGGAGAGCGAATACGAACCCTTCAGCGAGCCTTATTCCGATACGTATGAGAAACTAACCCTTCCCGAATTTGAAAGCTACGGCGGAGAAGCGGTTGCCGAACCGGTCGAAACCCCCATCGAGCAGCCCGCGCCTCGCCCTGCCCGAGACACCCGCTTCACGGCGGCGGAACAAAAATACATCGACATGCTCAAAGTAGACCGTTCCTACCGCTTCGATCCCAACGTCGCGGCCAGTGAGCTCGGACTGCCGGTCGATCTGATCCAGGAATTCATCGGCGATTTCATCCAACAGTCGCACGATTTTAAAAACGACCTGTTCGACGCGGCATTGCGTGCCGATATGAACAACCTCAAAATTCTTTCCCACAAACTCAAAGGGGTCGCGGCGAATCTTCGGATCGAAGACGCTTTTGAATGCCTCAGCGTGATCAATACCTCCGACGACATCGCAGAAATCGAAGCGAACCTCAAATATTTCTATGCAATCGTCGACAAACTCGAAGGCAAATCCTCTCCCCAAGGTGACGAGGCGCTTCAACCCGCCCCCGAGCCTCTCCCCGAAGCAGAAGAGTCTCCGGAATTTTCCTACGATGAAGATATCGGTGATTTGTCGTACACGGGTACATCCGACACGTCGTACGACGATTACGGAACACTCGGGGAAAACTCTTACGGCGACCCCCTCTCTGAACCTGTTTCATCGTTTACGGATGAAGAGGAAATCTACGCCTTCGACATCAAAGAGAGCGATTTCGAAGAACCATCCGCTCCGGCCAAACCACAGATGCCCGAATACGGTTTCGGACTCAAGCACGACGAAGATTCCCCGCTCATTATCCAGGAAGAAGAACTCTTCGAACCGGATCTGGACGCCGGGATCCCCGAAGACGCAGTTTTCGCCGAACCCGCCGAACCGAACCTGCCGGCCGAGCCCGCACCGATCCGGACGCTGCATTACGACAAGTCCGCAGTCGCGGGGCAACTGGGGATCGAACGCGCGTTCCTGGATGAACTGATTGACGACTACAAACGCGATGCCCTGGTCTCGGGCGAGCGGATTGCCTCGGCAATCGCCGCTTTCGACACCCACCTGTGGCAAAGTGCCGCACGGGAGCTCAAAGGGATCAGCGATAACCTCAGGCTCTCGGAAATTTCCGAAGAACTGGCCGTATTGTCGGTAACCAACGACGCCCAGGAAGCCAACAAGGCTTCCAAACGCCTTAACGGCTATCTCGAACAGCTATAA
- a CDS encoding PAS domain-containing protein, with product MEKPVPIDEEYVFEGRAIVSETDLKGIITYANRKFCEISGYSVDELVGEPHNIIRHPDMPKAAFAQMWKTIQSGTMWHGLVKNLRKDGRYYWVDTEVTPTYDDNGKVKGYMAARKPASRQNIEETAALYEKMLEQER from the coding sequence ATGGAAAAACCTGTTCCCATCGACGAAGAATATGTTTTCGAAGGACGCGCGATCGTCAGCGAAACCGATCTCAAGGGGATCATCACCTACGCGAACCGCAAGTTCTGCGAAATTTCCGGTTACAGCGTCGATGAACTCGTCGGAGAACCGCACAACATCATCCGCCATCCCGATATGCCCAAAGCGGCGTTCGCCCAGATGTGGAAAACCATCCAGTCGGGGACAATGTGGCACGGACTGGTCAAAAATCTTCGAAAAGACGGACGCTACTACTGGGTCGATACCGAAGTGACCCCCACCTACGACGATAACGGAAAAGTCAAAGGGTACATGGCCGCACGCAAACCCGCTTCACGCCAAAACATCGAAGAGACGGCCGCTCTGTACGAAAAAATGCTGGAACAAGAGCGATAA
- the uvrC gene encoding excinuclease ABC subunit UvrC: protein MIDQIRSLPSKAGIYQYLDASGRILYIGKAKNLAKRVKSYFNLTPALSPKSTLSLRIQKMLGETAGLHYIVVENEHDALILENSLIKQLKPKYNILLRDDKTYPYLYVDLDDPYPRFELTRKIIKGKSIRYFGPFSTGARDILDSLYELLTLVQKKSCLKGKKACLFHQMGQCLAPCEYPVPRERYMPMVEQGIEWIRDKRRLIEKLEEKMAFYAETLRFEEALVLRDRCERIGRSEFTSQIDLASRENYDVFAIETNESRGCIVRLFVREGRVVSGTHDFFHITPYFSADEAYERTLVGFYGTEKPPVVAPILTAHPFESSEWVAEHLSELFGKKALLDTPKRGVKKELIDLALANARELLRTPKPSKEALLDQLRELFALEIPPRRIEVFDNSHHGGTATVGAMVVYSGEGFDKSGYRTFHLEARDEYGQMREMLTRRIEGFSSNPPPDLWVIDGGETLRCLAEELLASFGVRLDVIAISKEKIDAKAHRAKGSARDILHGTAGLFRLETTDKRLQFIQMLRDEAHRSAITFHKKTKVRQDHSSKLLAVQGIGQAKLHKLIEYFGTFEAIAHSDFETLRELVGENDARTIQNHYAQTASK, encoded by the coding sequence ATGATCGATCAAATCCGCTCCCTCCCCTCAAAAGCCGGAATCTATCAATACCTCGACGCTTCGGGGCGCATTCTCTATATCGGCAAAGCCAAAAACCTCGCGAAACGGGTCAAAAGCTATTTCAACCTGACCCCGGCACTGTCACCGAAATCCACACTCTCTCTGCGGATTCAGAAGATGCTAGGCGAAACGGCAGGCCTGCATTACATCGTCGTGGAAAACGAACACGACGCCCTTATCCTCGAAAATTCGCTGATCAAACAGCTCAAGCCCAAATACAACATCCTCCTGCGCGACGACAAAACCTACCCCTACCTTTACGTCGATCTCGACGATCCCTACCCCCGTTTCGAACTGACCCGAAAAATCATCAAAGGAAAATCGATCCGTTACTTCGGCCCTTTTTCGACCGGGGCACGGGACATTCTCGATTCACTCTACGAACTGCTCACACTGGTACAGAAAAAAAGCTGTCTGAAAGGGAAAAAAGCGTGCCTTTTCCACCAGATGGGCCAATGCCTCGCCCCCTGCGAATATCCCGTTCCCAGAGAACGCTATATGCCGATGGTCGAGCAGGGAATCGAATGGATCCGCGACAAACGCCGCCTGATCGAAAAGCTCGAAGAGAAGATGGCCTTTTACGCCGAAACCCTCCGTTTTGAAGAGGCGCTCGTCCTGCGCGACCGGTGCGAACGGATCGGACGGAGTGAATTTACCTCCCAGATCGATCTGGCATCACGCGAGAACTACGACGTCTTTGCCATCGAAACCAACGAAAGCAGGGGGTGTATCGTCCGCCTTTTCGTCCGGGAAGGACGGGTGGTCTCCGGAACCCACGATTTTTTCCACATCACCCCCTACTTTTCGGCCGATGAAGCCTATGAACGGACCCTGGTCGGTTTTTACGGCACCGAAAAGCCGCCGGTCGTCGCACCGATACTCACGGCCCACCCTTTCGAATCGTCCGAATGGGTCGCCGAACACCTCAGCGAACTGTTCGGGAAAAAAGCGCTTCTCGATACCCCAAAGCGGGGAGTCAAAAAAGAGCTGATCGATCTGGCGCTCGCCAATGCCCGCGAATTGCTCCGAACCCCAAAGCCTTCCAAAGAAGCGCTGCTCGATCAGCTCCGCGAGCTTTTCGCCCTCGAAATCCCCCCCAGGCGAATCGAAGTGTTCGACAATTCCCATCACGGGGGAACAGCGACGGTCGGGGCCATGGTGGTATACAGCGGTGAGGGTTTCGACAAAAGCGGCTACCGCACTTTTCATCTCGAAGCGCGCGACGAGTACGGCCAGATGCGGGAGATGCTCACACGCCGGATCGAAGGTTTTTCTTCGAATCCGCCCCCTGATCTCTGGGTAATCGACGGCGGCGAGACCCTCCGCTGCCTGGCTGAAGAGCTGCTCGCCTCTTTCGGAGTCCGTCTTGACGTCATCGCGATCAGCAAAGAAAAAATCGATGCCAAAGCGCATCGGGCCAAAGGATCGGCGCGCGACATCCTCCACGGCACTGCAGGACTGTTCCGACTCGAAACGACCGATAAACGGCTCCAGTTTATCCAAATGCTTCGGGACGAAGCCCACCGCAGTGCAATCACATTCCACAAAAAAACCAAAGTCAGACAGGACCATTCCTCCAAACTCCTGGCGGTTCAGGGGATCGGACAGGCGAAGCTTCATAAACTGATCGAATATTTCGGCACTTTCGAAGCGATTGCCCACAGCGATTTTGAAACCCTGCGCGAACTCGTCGGGGAAAACGATGCCCGCACGATACAAAATCATTACGCCCAGACCGCGTCTAAGTAA
- the nadB gene encoding L-aspartate oxidase: protein MRYDVVIIGSGIAGLYTAIGLPKRLKVLVINKSYPWECNTYYAQGGVTTAYDDTDIPSHVADTLDAGAGMCNVQAVRLMSEHSQGVIRDLIERGFSFDKDEEGHLLYTKEAAHSRSRILHAGGDATGRYLHFFLLQQNPHPMLSDATVVDLLIEDDRCCGVEVVSEGKRRIIRADNVVIASGGVGSLYEFHTNASTISGDLQGICLEKGIALESMEMMQFHPTVFVANDWARKLLLTEALRGEGAHVVDENGYRFLFEYDPRGELAPRDIVSRAIFDYRQRTGKQAFLSCEHFESEYFKERFPNIYKSLNDLGFHLPKERVPISPAFHYAVGGIKTDLHGSVPGIRGLYAVGEAASTGVHGANRLASNSLLEGLVFAKEAAEAILKTQPAQCEGAFETGTEPLELPGDKEKKDTLRRVMWDQVSIVRTPQGLQKALESIEEMIRSGVGRMLRLRLLTARCIIESAQKRTESIGVHFITQGDKE from the coding sequence TTGCGCTATGATGTTGTAATCATCGGGTCGGGAATTGCCGGGCTTTACACCGCCATCGGATTGCCGAAGAGACTCAAAGTCCTTGTTATCAACAAATCGTATCCGTGGGAGTGCAATACCTATTACGCGCAGGGCGGGGTGACGACCGCGTACGACGATACGGACATACCCTCGCATGTCGCCGATACCCTCGATGCTGGGGCGGGAATGTGCAATGTCCAGGCCGTACGTCTGATGAGCGAACATTCGCAAGGGGTGATCCGCGATCTGATCGAACGCGGTTTTTCATTCGACAAGGATGAGGAAGGGCATTTGCTCTACACCAAAGAGGCGGCCCATTCGCGCAGCCGCATTCTCCATGCCGGAGGGGACGCGACGGGGCGATATCTCCACTTTTTCCTGTTGCAGCAAAATCCCCATCCGATGCTCAGCGATGCGACGGTCGTCGATCTGCTGATCGAAGACGACCGTTGTTGCGGTGTTGAAGTAGTCAGTGAAGGGAAGCGTCGCATCATCCGTGCCGACAACGTCGTGATCGCCAGCGGCGGGGTGGGATCGCTGTACGAATTTCATACCAACGCGTCGACCATCAGCGGCGATTTGCAGGGAATCTGCCTGGAAAAAGGGATTGCCCTCGAATCGATGGAGATGATGCAGTTTCATCCAACCGTTTTCGTGGCGAATGACTGGGCCCGGAAACTGCTGCTCACGGAAGCTCTTCGGGGGGAAGGGGCGCATGTCGTGGACGAAAACGGTTACCGCTTTTTGTTCGAATACGATCCCAGGGGGGAGCTTGCCCCCCGCGATATCGTCAGCCGCGCGATTTTCGATTATCGTCAGCGGACCGGTAAGCAGGCCTTTCTTTCGTGCGAGCATTTCGAGAGTGAATATTTCAAAGAGCGTTTCCCCAACATTTACAAATCGCTCAACGACCTGGGATTTCACCTCCCCAAAGAACGGGTTCCGATCTCCCCGGCCTTCCATTATGCCGTAGGGGGAATCAAAACCGATCTGCACGGCTCCGTCCCGGGGATACGGGGACTCTACGCGGTAGGGGAGGCGGCATCGACGGGAGTTCACGGGGCCAACCGTCTGGCAAGCAATTCGCTGCTCGAAGGGCTCGTATTTGCCAAAGAAGCGGCGGAGGCGATCCTGAAAACGCAACCGGCACAATGCGAGGGGGCGTTCGAAACGGGAACCGAACCGCTGGAACTGCCGGGGGACAAAGAGAAAAAAGACACATTGCGGCGCGTGATGTGGGATCAGGTTTCGATCGTCCGGACTCCGCAAGGACTGCAAAAAGCACTTGAATCGATTGAAGAGATGATTCGCAGCGGAGTGGGGAGGATGCTGAGATTGCGGCTTCTGACGGCCCGCTGCATTATCGAATCGGCGCAAAAACGGACCGAATCGATCGGTGTCCATTTCATTACACAAGGAGACAAAGAATGA
- the nhaD gene encoding sodium:proton antiporter NhaD has translation MTTAVGEQAAINFVGHPFGWLLLAIFVVGYYFIAAEEKYHIDKAKPALFTGTLMFVLIGIYYAAVGADFTPFEHEVDHLILEIAEIFFFLFVAMTYIEALIERGVFSALRAKLIAKGYSYRELFWITGLLAFFISPVADNLTTALILSTVLLTIDNKTKEFLVPGAINVVVAANAGGAWSPFGDITTLMVWAAEKGAFSDFLYLFPASFLGWAVTAYLLSRYVPDIDPLGDGNPEEAAKIEILKGGKVIIAFGALTIALAVAGKQLLHLPPMWGMLFGLAILQLYMYFLKKKHHVDVSIFQAMSKIENNTLLFFFGILAAVGALHFIGFLEYAAKLYEVFDPTMVNIGVGFLSAIVDNVPVMSAVLKADPSIDHAQWMLVTMTAGIGGSLISFGSAAGVGVMGKMQGIYTFASHIKLAWTVLIGYFVSLAVWYFQFIVLAIY, from the coding sequence ATGACAACTGCGGTTGGAGAACAGGCCGCGATAAATTTTGTGGGCCATCCGTTTGGTTGGCTGCTGCTCGCTATTTTCGTAGTGGGATATTATTTTATCGCAGCGGAAGAGAAATACCATATCGACAAGGCCAAGCCGGCCCTCTTTACGGGAACGCTGATGTTTGTGCTGATCGGTATCTATTATGCCGCGGTCGGGGCCGATTTCACCCCTTTCGAACACGAGGTGGACCATCTCATTCTCGAAATTGCCGAAATCTTTTTCTTTTTATTCGTCGCGATGACGTACATCGAGGCATTGATTGAGCGGGGGGTTTTCAGTGCACTGCGCGCCAAACTGATCGCCAAGGGGTACAGTTACCGGGAACTTTTCTGGATCACCGGTCTTTTGGCGTTTTTCATCTCGCCGGTTGCGGACAACCTAACGACGGCGCTGATCCTTTCGACGGTTCTGCTGACGATCGACAACAAAACAAAAGAGTTTCTCGTCCCCGGTGCGATCAACGTCGTCGTCGCCGCGAATGCGGGGGGTGCCTGGAGCCCGTTCGGGGACATTACGACATTGATGGTCTGGGCGGCTGAAAAAGGGGCATTCTCCGACTTCTTGTATCTTTTCCCGGCATCGTTTCTGGGGTGGGCGGTTACCGCGTACTTGCTGAGCCGCTACGTCCCCGATATCGATCCGCTGGGGGATGGAAATCCTGAAGAAGCGGCAAAAATCGAAATCCTCAAAGGGGGCAAGGTGATCATTGCGTTCGGCGCCCTGACGATTGCCCTGGCGGTAGCCGGAAAACAGCTGCTGCACCTTCCGCCGATGTGGGGGATGTTGTTCGGATTGGCGATTTTGCAGCTGTATATGTATTTTCTCAAAAAGAAGCATCATGTCGACGTCAGTATTTTTCAGGCGATGAGCAAAATTGAGAACAATACACTTCTTTTCTTCTTCGGAATCCTTGCGGCGGTCGGTGCGCTCCACTTTATCGGATTCCTCGAATACGCGGCCAAACTGTATGAAGTCTTTGACCCGACGATGGTGAATATCGGCGTGGGATTCCTTTCGGCGATCGTCGATAACGTCCCCGTGATGTCGGCGGTTCTCAAAGCCGATCCCTCAATCGACCACGCACAGTGGATGCTGGTGACGATGACGGCCGGAATCGGAGGCTCCCTGATCAGTTTCGGGAGCGCCGCAGGGGTCGGAGTCATGGGAAAAATGCAGGGGATTTACACCTTTGCTTCCCACATCAAGCTTGCATGGACGGTATTGATCGGATATTTCGTCTCCCTTGCGGTGTGGTATTTCCAGTTCATCGTGCTGGCTATTTATTAA